Proteins encoded by one window of Haliotis asinina isolate JCU_RB_2024 chromosome 6, JCU_Hal_asi_v2, whole genome shotgun sequence:
- the LOC137286322 gene encoding uncharacterized protein: MPAGGSSSHSSHQAGTLMSQSSMDASPDMFHRSYIENPLRDCSKLASHSFTVVSYNILAECHRRLGDYHQYTEKRFLTQEFRHQLLLQELLYLNADVVCLQEVSPSYYKTHLHPALLKHGYEGVFIKRTQDFFDEGEATFFRTDRFSLECHKGLPLMASLITKVKAMEQDTLLRDAVEKYLDRADVVSICTFRCKNTGNRLTVGNIHVTWDDLRCQDVQALQITSAVKHVILQAGGDAFPHVICGDFNSFPTSANYQLMCDGFLSDSSKEFFMSILNIKSSRGPRTLINYLLEEFKHTSSNISSAYKTCLRQEPEITCRDYTFVGCLDYIFYGREGLGVADVLGIVDKSVIDNNGGLPNKDFPSDHLSLKSTLYFK, translated from the exons ATGCCTGCTGGAGGATCGTCGTCTCATTCGTCACATCAAGCAGGCACCTTAATGTCGCAGTCCAGCATGGACGCATCTCCCGACATGTTCCATCGAAGCTATATAGAGAATCCGCTCCGTGACTGCAGTAAGTTAGCATCTCATAGCTTCACTGTTGTCAGCTACAACATCCTCGCCGAGTGTCACAGGAGGCTGGGTGACTACCATCAGTACACAGAGAAGAGATTCCTCACTCAGGAATTCCGCCATCAGCTACTACTACAGGAGCTCCTCTATCTGAATGCTGATGTCGTCTGCTTGCAAGAGGTCAGCCCCAGCTACTACAAGACCCATCTACATCCAGCTCTGCTAAA GCACGGATACGAAGGTGTCTTTATCAAGAGGACACAAGACTTCTTCGACGAAGGGGAGGCAACATTTTTCAGGACTGACAGATTTTCTCTTGAATGCCACAAAGGACTCCCCCTGATGGCAAGTTTGATAACG AAGGTGAAAGCCATGGAACAGGACACGCTTCTCAGGGACGCCGTTGAGAAATACTTGGATCGGGCCGACGTCGTCAGTATCTGCACGTTTCGCTGCAAGAACACCGGCAACAGGCTGACTGTAGGCAATATACACGTCACATGGGATGACCTGAGATGCCAAGACGTCCAGGCGTTACAG ATAACCTCTGCAGTGAAACATGTCATCTTGCAGGCTGGAGGAGATGCGTTTCCACACGTTATCTGTGGAGATTTCAACTCTTTTCCAACAAGTGCTAACTATCAGTTGATGTGTGATGGCTTCCTGTCAGACTCCAGCAAGGAATTCTTTATGTCAATTCTAAACATCAAAAGTTCCAGAGGACCC AGGACTTTGATCAACTATCTCCTGGAGGAATTCAAACACACATCATCAAACATATCAAGTGCCTACAAAACCTGTCTG CGACAAGAGCCTGAGATCACATGCCGTGACTACACCTTCGTCGGCTGCTTGGACTACATCTTCTACGGCAGGGAGGGACTGGGTGTGGCAGACGTCCTTGGGATAGTAGACAAGTCGGTTATTGACAACAACGGTGGGCTTCCGAACAAGGACTTTCCCTCGGACCACTTATCTCTGAAGTCAACTCTCTACTTTAAATAG
- the LOC137287361 gene encoding cytochrome P450 2K4-like — translation MLFLLASSPMSFLGLTAVGLWLWWWTRRPPTLPPGPPLVPFLGNLLSLDTTDPRKTFRKLRRKYGDIYSIYIFNKPVIVLNGYNILKDALVRHADVFSSRPSSFLTDHLLGGRGIVGTSGITWREHRRFAVRTLKELASKSNMLETNVNHEVSQLLASIENEGGSGFDCKRMVFTAVANVMSSVVFGKRYDHNDPLFLKVLSCMQENVASFGAASILNIFPVVRYLPGDIFKFKRILANLAFTEHEFIHPMINDHMDCYDEEHIHDFTSAFIKEMRHHNGESTTMSIPDLQASVLDLFGAGSETTATLLRWAFALFLNYPHVQDKCFREIEEYIGPSRKPSMADVPNLPYMEATITELVRYANIVPTGVPHAVSRDFHFHGYTFPADVMILPILDSVLHDEALWGDPYNFRPQRFLDEDGRFVKKDEFIPFSLGRRACLGESLARMELFLFLTGMLQKYRFEGVPDLVPSLIPVCGIVFSPKPFIVKAVPRT, via the exons ATGTTGTTCCTGTTGGCGTCGAGTCCCATGTCGTTCCTTGGGTTGACGGCTGTTGGGTTGTGGCTGTGGTGGTGGACCCGACGTCCCCCAACGCTCCCGCCCGGGCCCCCACTTGTGCCTTTCCTGGGCAACCTGCTGTCATTGGATACTACAGACCCGAGAAAGACTTTCAGAAAACTGAGACGGAAATACGGGGACATTTACAGCATCTACATTTTCAACAAACCGGTAATTGTCCTCAACGGCTACAACATCCTGAAAGATGCTCTTGTTAGGCATGCTGATGTCTTTTCAAGTCGCCCCTCTTCCTTCCTGACGGACCACTTACTTGGGGGCAGAG GAATTGTCGGTACATCTGGCATCACTTGGCGTGAACACCGTCGCTTTGCAGTGAGAACTCTGAAGGAGTTGGCATCAAAGTCAAACATGCTCGAGACGAACGTCAACCACGAGGTATCACAGCTCCTGGCGTCTATTGAAAATGAAGGGGGTTCGGGTTTCGACTGCAAGAGGATGGTGTTTACTGCGGTGGCAAACGTCATGAGCTCGGTTGTGTTTGGAAAGAGGTATGATCACAATGATCCCCTTTTTCTGAAGGTGCTCAGTTGTATGCAAGAGAATGTCGCCAGCTTTGGCGCAGCTAGTATCCTCAACATCTTTCCTGTAGTACGATATTTGCCAGGTGATATCTTCAAGTTCAAGAGGATTTTGGCCAATCTGGCGTTCACAGAACACGAGTTCATACATCCCATGATCAATGATCACATGGACTGCTACGACGAGGAACACATACACGATTTCACCTCAGCGTTTATAAAAGAGATGCGACATCATAATGGAGAGAGTACTACCATGAGCA TTCCTGATCTTCAGGCGTCAGTTCTTGATCTGTTTGGAGCCGGTTCGGAGACTACGGCAACGCTCCTCCGCTGGGCTTTTGCATTGTTCCTCAACTATCCACACGTCCAAGACAAATGCTTCCGAGAGATTGAGGAATACATCGGTCCGAGCAGAAAACCATCCATGGCGGACGTGCCCAACCTTCCCTACATGGAAGCAACGATCACTGAGCTGGTGCGTTATGCCAATATCGTCCCCACTGGTGTCCCCCATGCTGTTTCCCGTGACTTTCACTTCCATGGATACACGTTCCCTGCTGACGTGATGATTCTGCCCATTCTGGACTCCGTGCTGCACGACGAAGCATTGTGGGGAGATCCGTACAACTTTCGGCCGCAACGATTTCTGGATGAAGATGGCCGCTTCGTTAAGAAGGACGAGTTCATACCTTTCTCTCTAG GTCGTCGAGCTTGTCTTGGAGAGTCCCTGGCCCGCATGGAGCTGTTTCTGTTCCTCACAGGGATGCTCCAGAAGTACCGGTTTGAAGGTGTGCCTGACCTTGTGCCGTCCCTCATCCCAGTGTGTGGAATAGTCTTCTCTCCGAAACCATTTATTGTGAAAGCCGTTCCACGAACATAA
- the LOC137287982 gene encoding uncharacterized protein, protein MPGLTQAQRDRAIGMANEGASQRHLARTFNCSQATISKLLNRYRQTGQTQDRPRSGRPRVTTPAEDRYIRQIHFRNRFVTDTSTAATALGHAISRRTVFRRLHVAGIRAYRPFRGMTLTCQHRDRRLRWARTVRRWQRRD, encoded by the coding sequence ATGCCAGGACTTACACAGGCGCAACGAGACAGAGCAATTGGTATGGCGAATGAGGGGGCCTCTCAACGTCACCTGGCAAGAACGTTCAACTGCAGCCAGGCCACCATCAGCAAGTTGCTAAACCGCTACCGGCAGACAGGACAGACTCAAGACCGACCAAGATCGGGAAGACCGAGAGTGACAACACCAGCcgaagaccgctacatccgacAGATTCACTTCCGGAACAGATTCGTGACGGATACTTCAACGGCGGCGACGGCACTAGGGCATGCCATCAGCAGGCGAACTGTCTTTCGGCGACTTCATGTAGCCGGGATACGAGCCTACCGACCCTTCCgtggaatgaccttgacctgtcAACACCGTGACCGCAGACTGCGATGGGCACGAACTGTGCGTCGCTGGCAGCGACGCGACTGA